A region from the Helcococcus ovis genome encodes:
- the mutS gene encoding DNA mismatch repair protein MutS, producing the protein MKNIDINKLTPMMKQYMNIKLKNMDKILFYRLGDFYEMFFDDAIIAARELELVLTGRDCGLEDKAPMCGIPYHAANSYINRLVDKGYKIAIVEQVEEPSQAKSIVDRQIVKIISPGTLLDLEGKENYNNFISSVFFKDNSVGISYMDITTGEFNTTEILNKENIERYIIDFISKVNPREIILNEKINLKAFNDFVENNNIFISYIEYKELNLKNIISYISGKVKSFSNKLFKNKIFSLISSYILLDYIYLYHDKDLTHINSLNYINYSNFLMIDANTRDNLEIHKNLNDGGRKNSLLNIIDYASTPMGSRKINSWLEFPLINKKDINYRLDIVNYFVNNYEKSTELENILKDIYDLERILSKIAYQNANTKDLLILKRSLEKLPNLKEFLNDSDFDKFNVLVQNFDDLSDIFNLINKSIKEDAPIQITEGGIIKDGYNEYLDSIKKNSIIGEKKLLEYEISERDRTGINKLKVSYNKNIGYFIELTKSNIDKAPSNYIRRQTLKNSERYITNELNEISDMILEGQTDTINLEYKLFIEIREYISNNSTRIKNVTDLISVIDALNSFAQISVKNNYCRPIFNNENYIYIKDGRHPVIEQNLGFENFISNDTLIGKKNKTIQIITGPNMAGKSTYMRQTALILILAQIGCFVPASACDISISDAIFTRIGASDNLSKGDSTFMVEMKEMSNIIKNATKNSFVILDEVGRGTSTNDGFSIAKSILEYIVKNINCKTLFATHYHELTDLEEEYNSIENLKVKIHEENNNIVFLRKIVKGKTDKSYGIEVAKLSGLPNEILFRANVILKELDSSTKNKTQLSFNIDNKEDSQKQIEKDILLSELSSIEIDNITPIDSLKVLNDFIKKAKDLLND; encoded by the coding sequence ATGAAAAATATAGATATTAACAAATTAACTCCAATGATGAAACAATACATGAATATTAAGCTTAAAAACATGGATAAAATACTTTTTTATAGATTGGGAGATTTTTATGAAATGTTTTTTGACGATGCAATAATCGCTGCTAGAGAACTAGAATTGGTTTTAACAGGCAGAGATTGCGGATTAGAAGATAAAGCACCAATGTGCGGAATTCCGTATCATGCAGCAAATTCATATATAAATAGATTAGTAGATAAGGGGTATAAAATTGCGATTGTCGAACAAGTGGAGGAACCAAGTCAAGCTAAAAGTATAGTTGATAGACAAATTGTAAAAATTATATCACCGGGAACTCTATTAGATTTAGAAGGTAAAGAAAATTATAATAACTTTATTTCCAGTGTATTTTTTAAGGATAACTCAGTAGGCATATCATATATGGATATTACTACGGGAGAATTTAATACTACTGAAATTTTAAATAAAGAAAATATAGAAAGATATATAATTGATTTTATTTCAAAAGTAAATCCTAGAGAAATTATCTTAAATGAAAAAATTAATTTAAAGGCTTTTAATGATTTTGTTGAGAATAATAATATTTTTATATCATATATAGAATATAAAGAGCTAAATTTAAAAAATATTATAAGTTATATAAGTGGTAAAGTTAAAAGCTTTAGCAACAAATTGTTTAAAAATAAGATATTTTCTCTTATTTCATCATATATATTATTAGATTATATTTATTTATATCACGATAAAGATTTAACTCATATTAATAGTTTAAACTACATTAATTACTCAAATTTTTTGATGATTGATGCTAATACAAGAGATAATCTTGAAATTCATAAAAATTTAAATGATGGCGGCAGAAAAAATTCTTTACTTAATATTATTGATTATGCAAGCACTCCTATGGGCTCCAGAAAAATTAATTCTTGGTTAGAATTTCCATTGATAAATAAAAAAGATATAAATTACAGATTAGATATTGTTAATTATTTTGTAAATAATTATGAAAAATCAACAGAATTAGAGAATATTCTTAAAGATATATATGATTTAGAAAGAATTTTAAGTAAAATTGCATATCAAAATGCTAATACTAAAGATTTATTAATTTTAAAAAGATCATTGGAAAAATTACCTAATTTGAAAGAATTTTTGAATGATTCCGATTTTGATAAATTTAATGTACTGGTTCAAAATTTTGATGATTTAAGTGATATTTTTAACTTAATTAATAAATCCATTAAAGAAGATGCTCCTATTCAAATTACGGAGGGGGGGATTATTAAAGATGGATATAATGAATACTTAGATTCTATCAAAAAAAATTCTATAATCGGTGAAAAAAAATTACTTGAATATGAAATATCTGAACGAGATAGAACGGGAATAAACAAGCTTAAGGTTTCATATAATAAAAATATTGGATATTTTATAGAATTAACAAAGTCTAATATTGATAAAGCACCTTCAAATTATATCAGAAGACAGACATTAAAAAATTCTGAAAGATATATCACTAATGAACTTAATGAAATTTCAGATATGATATTGGAAGGACAAACAGATACAATTAACTTAGAATATAAGTTATTTATAGAAATAAGGGAATACATTTCAAATAATTCTACGAGAATAAAAAATGTAACAGACTTAATTTCAGTAATTGATGCATTAAATTCCTTTGCACAAATATCAGTTAAAAATAACTATTGTAGACCTATATTTAATAATGAAAACTATATTTATATTAAAGATGGAAGACATCCGGTTATTGAGCAAAATTTAGGATTTGAAAACTTCATTTCAAATGATACTTTAATCGGAAAGAAAAATAAGACAATACAAATCATTACAGGACCAAATATGGCAGGTAAATCAACATATATGAGACAAACTGCATTGATTTTAATTTTGGCTCAAATAGGATGTTTTGTACCGGCATCAGCATGTGATATTTCTATTTCAGATGCCATATTTACAAGGATTGGAGCTTCTGATAATCTTTCAAAAGGCGATTCTACATTTATGGTGGAGATGAAGGAAATGTCTAATATCATAAAAAATGCTACAAAAAATAGTTTTGTTATTTTAGATGAAGTTGGCAGGGGAACAAGTACAAATGATGGATTTAGTATTGCAAAATCAATATTAGAATATATTGTAAAAAATATTAATTGTAAAACATTATTTGCAACTCATTATCATGAATTAACAGATTTAGAGGAAGAATATAATAGTATTGAAAATTTAAAAGTGAAAATACACGAAGAAAATAATAATATTGTATTCTTAAGAAAAATAGTTAAAGGCAAGACTGATAAATCATATGGTATAGAAGTAGCAAAATTATCCGGATTACCAAATGAAATTTTATTTAGAGCTAATGTAATATTAAAAGAATTAGATAGTAGTACAAAAAATAAAACTCAATTAAGTTTTAATATAGACAATAAAGAAGATTCTCAAAAACAAATAGAAAAAGATATTCTTTTAAGTGAATTAAGTTCAATAGAAATTGATAATATAACGCCTATTGATTCATTAAAAGTATTAAATGATTTTATAAAAAAAGCTAAGGATTTATTAAATGATTAA
- the mutL gene encoding DNA mismatch repair endonuclease MutL: protein MIKILSEDTIQKIAAGEVIERPASIIKELVENSIDAKSTNIIVEVKNGGKTYIKVSDNGSGIHHDEIETAFLRHATSKINNFIDLYNILSMGFRGEALASIISVSKLIIKSKTSNEDLGTKLIYDDNKLIEKKKVGMNTGTIIEVFDLFKYIPVRQKFLSSDITETNKITHLMYSFAIGNPNISFTYIRDNKEVFKTLNTQNEKVNLQILFGDDFINNSIKLNVKSENYKVDAIFSNNKYYKGNRSMQYIYVNGRYIVNDSITNAVETCYFNLIPNGRFPLFKLDIKVDPKLIDINIHPNKQKIKFTFGDELIDLLKKNITEALYESDKPKIIDINNNECDETINFHKLNQGDGYKKILDLYKSEKNNDNSQKTFSQNSKDIFKENEKTYVFTDISDNNDNLLENHIEKTEEIDSTEVIQTKINLDNIEFNTTLFNKFLIFDKLADNSIIIIDIDYANQRIIYDREIKNNNKLSQTLLEPIVINLTKKEIDTFEFNINRLKKLGYDIDLFSDSSVIIRSIPYYLDIPSTRSDFMNILDTTNNFDDKKENYILKKAISLAAYKSKNITKLEANMMYKELLNTTNPNTSPSGKVIIYELDYDTFMRILK, encoded by the coding sequence ATGATTAAAATTTTAAGTGAAGATACAATACAAAAAATTGCTGCTGGCGAAGTAATTGAACGTCCAGCTTCCATAATAAAAGAATTAGTAGAAAATTCAATTGATGCAAAGTCAACAAATATAATAGTTGAAGTAAAAAATGGAGGAAAGACATATATTAAAGTTTCTGACAATGGAAGTGGTATACATCATGATGAAATAGAGACTGCATTTTTAAGACATGCAACTTCAAAAATAAATAATTTCATTGATTTATATAACATTTTATCTATGGGATTTAGAGGAGAAGCATTAGCATCAATAATTTCCGTATCTAAATTAATAATTAAATCTAAAACTTCAAATGAAGATTTAGGTACAAAATTAATATATGATGATAATAAATTAATTGAAAAAAAGAAAGTAGGCATGAATACAGGAACAATAATTGAAGTTTTTGATTTATTTAAATATATTCCTGTAAGACAAAAATTTTTAAGTAGCGATATTACAGAAACAAATAAAATTACACATTTAATGTACAGTTTTGCTATAGGTAATCCTAATATATCCTTTACATATATTAGAGATAATAAAGAAGTTTTTAAGACGTTAAATACACAAAATGAAAAAGTAAATTTACAAATTTTATTTGGTGATGATTTTATTAATAATTCTATTAAGTTGAATGTTAAATCTGAAAATTATAAAGTTGATGCTATATTTTCCAATAATAAATACTATAAAGGAAATAGAAGCATGCAATATATTTATGTTAATGGCAGATATATTGTAAATGATTCAATTACAAATGCTGTAGAAACATGCTATTTTAATTTAATTCCAAATGGACGTTTTCCGCTATTTAAGCTTGATATCAAGGTTGATCCGAAACTTATTGATATAAATATTCATCCAAATAAACAAAAAATTAAATTTACATTTGGCGATGAATTGATAGATTTATTAAAGAAAAATATAACAGAAGCTTTATATGAATCTGATAAACCAAAGATTATTGATATAAACAATAATGAGTGTGATGAAACAATTAATTTTCATAAATTAAATCAAGGGGATGGCTACAAAAAGATTTTAGATTTATATAAGTCAGAAAAAAATAACGATAATTCTCAAAAAACTTTTAGTCAAAATTCTAAAGATATATTTAAGGAAAATGAAAAGACTTATGTATTTACCGATATTTCAGATAATAATGATAATTTACTTGAGAATCATATAGAAAAAACAGAAGAAATTGATAGTACTGAAGTTATACAAACAAAAATAAATTTAGACAATATTGAATTTAATACAACACTCTTTAATAAGTTTTTAATCTTTGATAAACTGGCTGATAATTCAATCATTATTATAGACATAGATTATGCAAATCAAAGAATTATTTATGATAGAGAAATTAAAAATAACAATAAATTATCTCAAACTCTACTGGAACCAATAGTTATAAATCTTACTAAAAAGGAAATTGATACATTTGAATTTAATATAAATAGGCTTAAAAAATTAGGTTATGATATTGATTTATTTAGTGATAGCAGTGTTATAATACGCTCAATACCATATTATTTAGATATACCTTCAACTAGATCTGATTTTATGAATATTTTGGATACTACAAATAATTTTGATGATAAAAAAGAAAATTATATCTTAAAAAAAGCAATATCTTTGGCAGCATATAAATCAAAAAACATTACAAAATTAGAGGCTAATATGATGTATAAAGAATTATTAAATACAACAAATCCAAATACATCACCTTCAGGGAAAGTAATTATATATGAATTAGACTATGATACATTTATGAGGATATTAAAATAA
- the miaA gene encoding tRNA (adenosine(37)-N6)-dimethylallyltransferase MiaA — MKKVIIIAGPTAVGKTNLGIKLAKKLNTEIISADSMQIYKQLNIGTAKVTMEEMNGIRHHLIDIINPDANYSVQQFKNDALNIINDLHSANKIPIIVGGTGLYIDSLTHDFDFVNVKPNYELRHKLENIYNKDPNILLKQVHEISEKYINLTLKDKKKIIRAIEVYKESGKILNYDRIHNSSDIKYYLYVLSDDREILYKRINSRVDKMIENGLVDEVKSLISNGLDSNSQSMKAIGYKEVLLYLNGEYTLEYMIEKLKQNSRHYAKRQLTWFRRNELSDWINIEDKSINDVINYILDKLN; from the coding sequence ATGAAAAAAGTTATTATAATAGCTGGACCCACAGCTGTAGGAAAAACAAATTTAGGCATAAAACTTGCCAAGAAATTAAATACAGAGATTATTTCTGCTGATTCTATGCAAATATATAAACAGCTTAATATTGGCACAGCAAAAGTAACTATGGAAGAAATGAATGGAATAAGACATCACTTGATTGATATAATCAATCCTGACGCAAATTATTCTGTGCAGCAATTTAAGAATGATGCATTAAATATAATAAATGACTTGCACAGTGCTAATAAAATTCCTATCATAGTTGGTGGCACAGGTTTATATATTGATTCACTAACGCATGATTTTGATTTTGTAAATGTTAAACCTAATTATGAATTAAGACATAAATTAGAAAATATATACAATAAAGATCCGAATATATTACTTAAACAAGTACATGAAATTAGTGAAAAATATATAAATCTTACATTAAAAGATAAAAAGAAAATTATAAGAGCTATAGAAGTATATAAAGAATCGGGTAAAATACTAAATTATGATAGAATACACAACTCTAGCGATATAAAGTATTATCTTTATGTATTAAGTGATGATAGAGAAATATTGTATAAAAGAATTAATTCTAGAGTAGATAAAATGATAGAAAACGGATTAGTAGATGAAGTAAAATCACTAATATCAAATGGTTTAGATTCAAATTCACAATCAATGAAAGCAATAGGGTATAAAGAAGTATTACTTTATTTAAATGGTGAATATACTTTAGAATATATGATTGAAAAGTTAAAACAAAATTCAAGACATTATGCTAAAAGGCAACTTACCTGGTTTAGAAGAAATGAATTGAGTGATTGGATAAATATAGAAGATAAATCAATTAATGATGTAATTAATTATATATTAGATAAGCTTAATTAA
- a CDS encoding DUF1576 domain-containing protein codes for MKSKHKKTNEIEYLLYIMSLSLLLMSFLFGNINDIFNGFIKILASPSNLLTDYMKVGGVSAAFFNAFTIMMFSIFTSKYVKKELYGAEVAAIILVTGFSFFGKNIFNSFPLSIGVFIYAKLKNKNLGDYILQSLYVTALAPIVSIITFNLNLPILIDIILAYTVGIIIGLIITPLSISFLKFHKGYNLYNIGFTGGVIAMLTVGIMRMFNIKVDSVSILYKGSDLSIKIYIFSLFIFMIIYSFLRDKYIISKYKLLLNNVGKLPSDYINLHGFYTTLLNMGLMGIIASLFVIIVGGIFNGPVVGGILSVSAFSAYGKHPKNSIPIFIGVLIAGTLNIHEPSSTASILAGLFGTTLSPITGEYGIIGGIFAGFSHMAVVFNVGYLYGGANLYNNGFSGGFVAAILVPIYDEIREFKKNLIET; via the coding sequence ATGAAATCAAAACATAAAAAAACAAATGAAATAGAATACTTACTTTATATTATGTCGCTATCATTACTTTTAATGTCATTTCTATTCGGAAATATTAATGATATTTTCAATGGATTTATAAAAATACTCGCTTCCCCATCAAATTTATTAACTGATTATATGAAGGTTGGCGGTGTATCAGCAGCATTTTTTAATGCTTTTACCATCATGATGTTTTCAATTTTTACATCCAAATATGTAAAAAAAGAGTTATATGGAGCTGAGGTTGCTGCGATTATTTTAGTTACAGGATTTTCTTTTTTTGGAAAAAATATTTTTAATTCATTTCCTTTATCAATTGGAGTATTTATATATGCAAAACTAAAAAACAAAAATTTAGGAGATTATATATTACAATCACTTTATGTAACGGCACTAGCTCCTATTGTTAGTATAATTACCTTTAATCTTAATTTGCCAATTTTAATAGATATAATTTTAGCATATACTGTTGGCATTATTATAGGTTTAATTATTACACCATTGTCTATATCTTTCTTAAAGTTTCATAAAGGATATAATTTATACAATATAGGATTTACCGGTGGTGTTATTGCAATGCTAACAGTAGGTATAATGAGAATGTTTAATATAAAAGTAGATAGTGTAAGTATTTTATATAAAGGATCCGATTTAAGCATTAAAATATATATTTTTTCTCTATTTATATTTATGATTATATATAGTTTTTTAAGAGATAAATACATAATTTCTAAATATAAGTTATTATTAAATAATGTAGGAAAATTACCATCTGATTATATCAATTTACATGGATTTTATACAACATTACTAAATATGGGATTAATGGGAATAATCGCTTCTCTTTTTGTAATAATAGTTGGGGGCATATTTAACGGCCCGGTTGTTGGCGGGATTTTATCTGTTTCTGCTTTTAGTGCATATGGTAAGCATCCTAAAAACTCAATTCCTATATTTATTGGTGTACTTATAGCAGGTACTCTAAATATACATGAACCATCATCGACAGCTAGCATACTTGCAGGCTTATTTGGTACAACATTGAGTCCTATTACCGGAGAATATGGCATTATAGGGGGAATATTTGCAGGTTTTTCTCACATGGCTGTTGTATTTAATGTTGGTTATTTATATGGAGGAGCAAATCTATATAATAATGGTTTTTCAGGAGGATTTGTAGCAGCTATTTTAGTCCCGATATATGATGAAATTAGAGAATTTAAGAAAAATCTTATAGAAACATGA
- the yneA gene encoding cell division suppressor protein YneA — MGYKIKNKKKFNRFLFLLFMTTILFTYLFTLLNTQVIVEGKDNNQKIVIVKNGDTLWNIAENLNYDKDIRETVYEIKAINQLSSSNIKPGFKLYIPN; from the coding sequence ATGGGATACAAAATAAAAAACAAAAAAAAATTTAATAGATTTTTATTTTTATTATTTATGACAACTATACTTTTTACATATCTATTTACATTACTTAATACACAAGTAATAGTAGAAGGTAAAGATAACAATCAAAAAATTGTAATTGTAAAAAATGGTGATACTCTATGGAATATTGCAGAAAATTTAAACTATGATAAAGATATCCGTGAAACAGTTTACGAAATAAAAGCAATTAATCAATTATCCAGTTCAAATATAAAACCTGGATTTAAATTGTATATTCCTAATTAA
- the lexA gene encoding transcriptional repressor LexA produces MLNDRQIKVLNFLIEYISINQFPPSVREIQAKVGIKSTSTVNSDLNKLNNLGYIKKNNQMSRSIEILKDANGDSTHKEETIDVPLLGKVAAGTPILAVEDVDSFFPIPDYYSKFGELFMLEIKGDSMIEAGILDGDKILVKKTNYADHGDIVVALIDDSATCKRFYKKNDQVMLIPENSTMEPIIPDNLQILGKVISLFREHI; encoded by the coding sequence ATGTTAAACGACAGACAAATTAAAGTATTAAATTTCTTAATTGAATATATTTCTATAAATCAATTTCCACCATCAGTAAGAGAAATTCAAGCTAAAGTTGGTATTAAATCTACATCTACTGTAAATAGTGATCTTAATAAATTAAATAATTTAGGATATATAAAGAAAAATAATCAAATGAGTAGATCAATTGAAATATTAAAAGATGCAAATGGGGATAGTACCCATAAAGAAGAAACTATAGATGTTCCATTATTAGGTAAAGTTGCAGCCGGCACGCCAATTCTCGCTGTAGAGGATGTAGATTCATTTTTCCCAATACCTGATTATTATTCTAAATTTGGAGAATTATTTATGCTTGAAATAAAGGGTGATTCTATGATAGAAGCAGGCATACTTGATGGTGATAAAATTTTAGTTAAAAAGACAAATTATGCTGATCACGGAGATATAGTTGTTGCCTTAATTGATGATTCTGCTACATGTAAAAGATTTTACAAAAAAAATGATCAGGTAATGTTGATTCCTGAAAATTCCACAATGGAACCAATTATACCTGATAATTTACAAATACTTGGTAAAGTTATTTCTTTATTTAGAGAACATATTTAA
- a CDS encoding tyrosine recombinase XerC has product MYNNDVPVFLTDFINYLKTIKGLSPNTVHEYFYDIRLYLKFMTYRLRLLDFEQNTKIEDIDISRLREVYLKGITIIDLHSYISYRDNERDNSSTTRARKISSLRTFYKYLTTVSKTLDENPTLELETPKMKKRNPVYLTLDESKILLNSIAQEKNLFMRLRDFAIVLVFLTTGLRLSELSSMNIDSIKGTEFSVIGKGNKERHVYMTEACKYAIDSYLKVRPDIEDENALFLSNRKNRMSNRAIQHMIEKHLKIAGFDTTRYSTHKLRHTAATLMYREGVDIRTLQKVLGHTSIATTQIYTHVADDNVKRAIDVNPLSNIKIDNN; this is encoded by the coding sequence ATGTATAATAACGATGTACCTGTTTTTTTAACAGATTTTATTAATTATCTAAAAACAATTAAAGGTCTATCCCCTAATACTGTTCATGAGTATTTTTATGACATTAGATTATATTTAAAATTTATGACTTATAGACTTAGATTATTGGATTTTGAACAAAATACTAAAATTGAAGATATTGATATAAGTAGATTGAGAGAAGTGTATCTAAAAGGTATAACTATTATAGACTTACATAGCTATATTTCATATAGAGATAATGAACGTGATAATAGTTCGACAACTAGAGCAAGAAAAATCTCAAGTTTGCGAACATTTTATAAATATCTAACTACAGTGTCAAAAACTCTTGATGAAAATCCAACTTTAGAATTAGAAACACCAAAAATGAAAAAAAGAAATCCTGTATATTTAACACTCGATGAATCTAAAATACTACTAAATTCAATTGCTCAAGAAAAAAATTTATTTATGAGATTAAGAGATTTTGCTATTGTATTAGTATTTTTAACGACGGGATTAAGATTATCTGAATTATCAAGTATGAATATTGATAGCATTAAAGGTACTGAATTTTCAGTAATAGGTAAGGGAAATAAGGAAAGACATGTTTATATGACTGAAGCTTGTAAATATGCTATTGACAGTTATCTAAAAGTCAGACCGGATATTGAAGATGAAAATGCCTTATTTTTAAGTAATCGTAAAAATAGAATGAGTAATAGAGCTATACAACACATGATTGAAAAACATTTAAAAATTGCAGGTTTTGATACAACAAGGTATTCAACACATAAGTTAAGACATACTGCTGCTACACTTATGTATCGTGAAGGAGTCGATATAAGAACTTTGCAAAAAGTGTTAGGTCACACATCAATCGCTACCACACAGATTTACACCCATGTGGCAGATGATAATGTAAAAAGAGCAATAGATGTTAATCCATTAAGTAATATAAAAATTGATAATAATTAA
- a CDS encoding COG2426 family protein, whose product MTSIINQIINFLKNNISSEFAIAIISMVPIVELRGAIPLGIGLGMPFTKAVIISYIGSTIPAFFIILLIGYVFKILRKIKFMDKLINKINEKTLKNKYKIEKYGYWGLLLFVGIPLPGTGIWTGSLLSHLLNMDKKKSFVAVALGNALAGLIIAIVSGTFFNLVR is encoded by the coding sequence ATGACATCAATTATAAATCAAATTATTAATTTCTTAAAAAATAACATATCTTCAGAATTTGCCATTGCAATTATTTCAATGGTACCAATTGTAGAGTTAAGGGGGGCTATCCCTTTAGGGATAGGATTAGGAATGCCTTTTACAAAGGCGGTAATTATTAGCTATATAGGTAGTACTATACCCGCATTCTTCATAATTTTATTAATAGGGTATGTATTTAAGATTTTAAGAAAAATAAAATTTATGGATAAACTTATAAATAAAATTAACGAAAAAACATTAAAAAACAAATATAAAATTGAAAAATACGGATATTGGGGATTATTATTATTTGTAGGTATTCCATTACCTGGTACAGGTATATGGACAGGAAGTTTGTTATCACATTTATTAAATATGGATAAGAAAAAATCATTTGTAGCAGTTGCTTTAGGAAATGCGCTAGCCGGATTAATAATTGCAATAGTTTCCGGAACATTTTTTAATTTAGTAAGATAA
- a CDS encoding thioester-forming surface-anchored protein: MKEKLKKLVSFMFVIFLLAPYVSTSFAMETTENSQSSEKLNDVYDWQGYSEKDTGIIKVKKNDSISYNAYCFNKEKSLPPSDNSEKIIYKKIDGSGDVFTQYASKARIQNQELNDRILSIIYNGYPTNANKILDGLSDADANTVTQAAI; encoded by the coding sequence ATGAAAGAAAAATTAAAGAAATTAGTAAGTTTTATGTTTGTTATATTTCTTTTGGCACCTTATGTATCTACAAGTTTTGCCATGGAAACAACCGAAAATTCTCAATCAAGTGAAAAATTAAATGATGTATATGATTGGCAGGGATATAGTGAAAAAGATACAGGAATAATAAAAGTTAAGAAAAACGACAGTATTTCCTATAATGCATATTGTTTTAACAAGGAAAAATCATTACCACCTTCGGATAATAGTGAAAAAATTATTTATAAAAAAATAGACGGATCGGGAGATGTGTTTACCCAATATGCAAGTAAAGCAAGAATACAAAATCAAGAATTGAATGATAGAATTTTAAGTATTATATATAATGGATATCCTACTAATGCAAATAAAATTTTAGATGGATTAAGTGATGCAGATGCAAACACGGTAACTCAAGCAGCTATTTGA